In Drosophila innubila isolate TH190305 chromosome 2R unlocalized genomic scaffold, UK_Dinn_1.0 1_C_2R, whole genome shotgun sequence, the following are encoded in one genomic region:
- the LOC117785379 gene encoding uncharacterized protein LOC117785379: MLLKSGSEIYLCISLTLVSWGFSSAFFFPNLEKAAARENPVYTYSSTLGRFVEVEPVNNYLPMNMEDMFATRANYIHKNALIQQLISHNAELQNTNHFLTKIAERSIEHLALLGETKIDDLIKLKTEKLQSEITANTAAIEDLKRKVANLVPKKDSDILKEDKDVSEPEEDLIELLLQGEGDGEDTLESQVNTELYQYKGGDNSKFERDLFNIMKAVESPADKELDQNKESNEDNVLDQHKDEELERELFHKMESFVTLGLDQNKGEGEDEDVLESQELDQYKGEDKPEFDKDFLEELDSQIKQRLNQNTGEETLFYHWDGISNSQQNEGVFDIEQDESSVETQTDEGGLSTQKDESSLEIEEDKSPLEMQNYENPNVDYYNDYENGM; the protein is encoded by the exons atgttattaaaaagcGGGTCGGAAATATACCTATGTATATCCTTAACACTGGTATCATGGGGATTTAGTTCAGCATTTTTCTTTCCCAATTTGGAg aaagcagcagcaagagAGAATCCAGTCTACACCTACTCTTCCACGCTCGGGAGATTTGTAGAAGTCGAGCCTGTCAATAACTATTTGCCTATGAATATGGAAGATATGTTTGCAACAAGAGCTAATTATATTCACAAAAACGCTTTAATTCAACAATTGATAAGTCACAATGCTGAATTACAAAATACCAATCACTTCTTGACGAAAATTGCTGAGCGATCGATCGAGCATCTTGCTTTATTAGGAGAAACTAAGATCGATGATctgattaaattgaaaaccGAAAAGTTACAAAGTGAAATAACAGCAAACACTGCAGCTATCGAGGATCTAAAGCGCAAAGTAGCAAATCTTGTACCTAAAAAAGATTCCGATATCTTAAAGGAGGATAAGGATGTCTCGGAGCCAGAGGAGGATTTGATTGAATTGTTGTTACAGGGTGAGGGGGACGGTGAGGATACCTTGGAGTCGCAGGTGAATACGGAATTGTATCAGTATAAGGGTGGGGATAACTCAAAGTTTGAGAGGgacttatttaatataatgaaaGCCGTAGAGTCACCTGCGGATAAGGAATTGGATCAGAATAAGGAGTCAAATGAGGATAATGTGTTGGATCAGCATAAGGATGAGGAGTTGGAAAGGgaattatttcataaaatggAATCATTTGTGACTTTGGGGTTGGATCAGAATAAGGGTGAGGGTGAGGATGAGGATGTCCTGGAATCGCAGGAACTCGATCAGTATAAGGGTGAGGATAAGCCGGAGTTTGACAAAGACTTCCTGGAAGAATTGGATTCACAAATCAAACAGCGGTTGAATCAGAATACGGGTGAGGAAACGCTCTTCTATCATTGGGACGGTATTTCAAATTCACAGCAGAATGAAGGTGTCTTTGACATTGAGCAAGATGAAAGTTCAGTAGAGACTCAGACAGATGAAGGGGGCTTGAGTACGCAGAAAGATGAAAGTTCCTTGGAGATTGAGGAAGATAAAAGTCCCTTGGAGATGCAGAATTATGAGAACCCAAATGTAgattattataatgattatgaAAATGGTATGTAA